In Parasegetibacter sp. NRK P23, a single genomic region encodes these proteins:
- the eutC gene encoding ethanolamine ammonia-lyase subunit EutC has product MELINTPGKDPWEALKQFTAARIALGRTGSGLPTNAMLRFKLAHAHARDAVHAPLDTSHIKEGLKERKLSVIEVASKAADRITYLQRPDLGRVPDAYSITSLQEQAFPCDVCIVIADGLSARAIHLYALPLLDELLPLLEAAGKTLAPVCVATQARVALADHIAFHLKARLSVILIGERPGLSASDSMGAYLTFEPRPGLTDDSRNCISNIRPEGISSQLAAAKLFYLIREAFERKISGVALKDNYGLLPDASDERLL; this is encoded by the coding sequence ATGGAACTGATAAATACACCAGGCAAAGACCCATGGGAAGCGCTGAAACAGTTTACCGCCGCGCGCATTGCATTGGGGCGAACGGGTTCCGGCTTACCCACCAATGCGATGTTGCGGTTCAAACTTGCCCATGCGCATGCAAGAGATGCCGTACACGCGCCATTGGATACAAGTCATATCAAAGAAGGGTTGAAAGAAAGAAAACTTTCAGTTATAGAAGTGGCCAGCAAAGCCGCCGACCGTATTACTTACCTGCAACGGCCCGATCTTGGGCGAGTGCCTGATGCGTATTCCATTACAAGCTTACAGGAACAAGCTTTTCCCTGCGATGTATGTATTGTTATAGCCGATGGATTGTCTGCCCGGGCCATCCATCTGTATGCGTTGCCCCTGCTGGATGAGTTGCTTCCGCTGCTGGAAGCGGCGGGCAAAACCCTGGCGCCGGTTTGTGTGGCTACACAGGCGAGGGTGGCGCTTGCCGATCACATCGCGTTTCATCTGAAAGCCAGGTTGTCTGTAATACTGATCGGAGAACGCCCCGGACTAAGCGCTTCAGACAGTATGGGGGCCTACCTCACTTTTGAGCCACGACCCGGACTCACCGATGATTCCCGGAACTGCATCTCCAATATCCGCCCGGAGGGCATCTCTTCCCAACTTGCGGCCGCGAAGTTGTTTTACCTGATCCGGGAAGCTTTTGAACGAAAGATATCAGGCGTTGCGCTGAAAGATAATTATGGCCTGCTGCCAGATGCTTCGGATGAGCGTTTGCTTTAA
- a CDS encoding DUF3857 domain-containing protein — translation MKRYITSILLGILSCCSVKVMAQWEDAPTMGVFTREELSMTDCAFEKNAPAVILLDRARSYPGTNNELVTDRVVRIKILNDAGLDYANIKIRYYAESDFEHISGIDGVVLTPVEGGGGMDKFTLDKKNIYRSKINAKIGEVTFAMPGVKKGSVIEYRYISTMKHYGGLDDWHFQSFLPTLRSTYHLTLINNSEFAYRVQKSEELNMILKPEPNKGTIYFEMNNVAGLKNEPYMDSRQDFIQKVSFQLAAYGSYMGRSKYMNSWDEVSRELLNHNSFGAQLNKNLDGAKAIITAAALNRTKEEQLSALFNHVRNHFQWNGFYGMYAGGNGVKSAWNSKTGSCGDINLSLVNLLAEAGFEVKPILVAERGYKKVNTSYPFLDQFNKVAAYVTLNNRTYLLDATDGATPFGMLPESLLNTTAFVVDRKKGTLVTLQRPGEGYVNIYNITASLQPDMVASGKGYVVSKGYSALNRMAARVPGEENFIRKVLVKAYTTLKVDSLSLEEKVKPDTVQLTQRFRFATPLEHSGEYFLLNPMPLSGLDKNPFTDEKRFSDINFGATQVFSFNYHLTLNDAVTIESLPRNLRLKLPGNELEFTRRVLREGNIISINFRFEIQLPYYSYQDYDMVKSFYKQMYEYLDEQIVLKKKG, via the coding sequence ATGAAAAGGTATATAACATCAATATTGCTGGGCATACTCAGTTGCTGTTCCGTAAAAGTGATGGCACAATGGGAAGACGCCCCCACGATGGGTGTTTTCACCCGCGAGGAACTCAGCATGACCGATTGCGCGTTTGAAAAGAACGCCCCGGCCGTCATATTACTCGACCGCGCCAGGAGTTATCCCGGCACTAACAATGAATTGGTGACCGACCGTGTTGTACGCATCAAAATACTGAACGACGCTGGTCTCGATTATGCAAATATCAAAATCCGTTATTATGCGGAATCTGATTTCGAACATATCTCCGGCATTGATGGCGTGGTGCTTACTCCTGTCGAAGGTGGCGGTGGCATGGATAAATTCACGCTCGATAAAAAAAACATCTACCGCAGTAAAATCAACGCAAAGATCGGAGAAGTGACTTTCGCGATGCCCGGCGTAAAAAAAGGTTCAGTGATCGAATACCGCTATATATCCACCATGAAACATTATGGCGGACTCGACGACTGGCATTTTCAATCCTTTCTCCCCACCCTGCGCAGCACTTACCACCTAACACTCATCAACAATTCAGAGTTCGCTTACCGGGTGCAGAAAAGTGAGGAACTGAACATGATCCTGAAGCCGGAACCCAATAAAGGCACGATTTATTTTGAAATGAACAATGTGGCGGGTTTGAAAAATGAGCCATATATGGATTCCCGCCAGGATTTTATCCAGAAGGTCAGTTTTCAACTTGCCGCATACGGCAGTTATATGGGCCGCTCAAAGTACATGAACTCCTGGGATGAGGTGTCCCGGGAACTGCTGAACCACAATTCCTTTGGCGCGCAACTCAATAAGAACCTCGATGGCGCGAAAGCGATCATTACCGCAGCCGCGCTGAACAGGACGAAAGAAGAACAGCTCTCCGCCCTTTTCAACCATGTGAGGAACCATTTTCAATGGAACGGTTTCTATGGGATGTATGCTGGAGGAAACGGGGTTAAATCGGCCTGGAACAGCAAAACCGGTAGTTGTGGAGATATTAATCTTTCCCTGGTCAACCTTCTCGCAGAAGCTGGTTTTGAAGTGAAACCCATTCTCGTGGCGGAACGCGGCTACAAAAAAGTGAACACCTCCTACCCTTTCCTGGACCAGTTCAACAAAGTGGCCGCTTACGTTACCTTAAACAACAGAACCTATTTACTGGATGCTACCGATGGCGCCACGCCTTTCGGGATGCTGCCGGAGAGTTTATTGAATACCACGGCATTTGTGGTGGACCGTAAAAAAGGAACGCTGGTTACCCTGCAACGGCCGGGGGAAGGCTACGTAAACATTTATAATATTACCGCAAGCCTGCAACCTGATATGGTGGCCAGCGGTAAAGGTTACGTGGTGAGCAAGGGATACAGCGCGCTCAACCGTATGGCCGCACGGGTGCCTGGTGAAGAAAATTTTATCAGGAAGGTGCTGGTGAAAGCCTATACCACCCTGAAAGTAGACTCTCTCTCGCTGGAAGAAAAGGTGAAGCCCGATACTGTTCAGCTGACACAACGCTTCCGGTTCGCCACGCCACTGGAGCATTCCGGGGAATATTTCCTGCTGAACCCTATGCCGCTTTCGGGTCTGGATAAAAACCCGTTTACCGACGAAAAACGCTTCTCCGATATCAACTTCGGCGCCACACAGGTATTCAGTTTCAATTACCATCTCACGCTGAACGATGCCGTTACCATTGAATCACTTCCCAGGAATTTAAGATTGAAACTGCCCGGCAATGAACTTGAATTCACCAGGCGCGTGTTGCGGGAAGGAAACATCATTTCCATCAACTTCAGGTTCGAAATACAACTGCCCTATTATTCCTACCAGGATTATGATATGGTGAAAAGTTTTTACAAACAGATGTACGAATACCTCGACGAGCAGATCGTGCTGAAGAAGAAAGGTTAA
- a CDS encoding transglutaminase-like domain-containing protein: MKVLMNTGIALVIGLCCALPAMAQPTNLAVSAIPDSLVKDADAVIRYNYMEFEVHSASKAVEKTRTIITVLNERAARYLVFGTYTDKFQEMGDVEIKVYDKNGILLSKAGKKQLTMESIGDGLIDDSKAYYYKVPANFYPITVEMVSETRLKGALHYPYNVIQRSQTAVEQFIFIAKTPPGLDLRYKLWNTTLQPKITSANGAKVYEWQTGGLKALRTEPKARNTFDQYPWIQIAPSKFEMDGYTGDMNSWEGLGKWYLQLFEKTGNLSEERKSYFRNMVKDEPTPAAKAKKIYDYLQQNFRYVSIQLGIGGWRPLPASFTDTKKYGDCKGLSNYMQAILAAVGIESYQTLINRGNDKPNLDPAFSVNSFNHEILCIPSINDTTWVECTSNTLDFGKLDASTENRPALLITPSGGVLVKTPKAKSSDHRLSIYTAIELSEADKSGKVSTKMNGTGEFKYLMVEGLQHRNTDQQKRILQAYFSLKQPTIYENATVANPRKENVLFSLNTSYDQVCEFGTGAKLFFNRHLHKQWVDDMPSAEKRENDVYLDHPFQRNDTTIFQLPKGYSVESLPAKVSYSFPLGKYSSEMSYQPEKGTVTSITTMDLNYHIIPAAQYPEAKAFFSQVMKDQGQKWILKKD, translated from the coding sequence ATGAAAGTGCTGATGAACACAGGCATTGCATTGGTGATAGGATTATGCTGCGCACTGCCCGCAATGGCCCAACCCACAAACCTTGCCGTTTCTGCTATACCGGATAGTTTGGTAAAAGACGCGGACGCGGTTATCCGGTACAACTATATGGAATTTGAAGTGCATTCCGCCTCTAAAGCCGTGGAAAAAACCAGAACCATTATTACTGTGCTGAATGAGCGGGCCGCGCGTTACCTTGTTTTCGGGACTTATACGGACAAATTTCAGGAAATGGGGGATGTGGAAATTAAAGTATATGACAAGAATGGTATACTGCTCAGCAAAGCGGGTAAAAAGCAATTGACGATGGAATCCATTGGCGATGGCTTAATAGATGACAGTAAGGCCTATTACTACAAGGTGCCCGCTAATTTTTATCCCATCACCGTTGAAATGGTTTCGGAAACGCGGCTTAAAGGCGCATTGCATTATCCGTATAATGTGATACAAAGAAGCCAGACCGCGGTAGAGCAATTTATTTTCATTGCTAAAACTCCACCTGGGTTAGACCTGCGCTATAAATTGTGGAATACCACTCTTCAACCTAAAATCACATCCGCTAACGGCGCTAAAGTGTACGAATGGCAAACTGGTGGATTGAAAGCTTTAAGAACTGAACCCAAAGCGAGAAATACTTTCGACCAATACCCCTGGATACAAATTGCACCTTCAAAATTTGAAATGGACGGCTATACAGGAGACATGAATTCCTGGGAAGGACTAGGCAAATGGTACCTGCAACTCTTCGAGAAAACGGGAAATCTTTCCGAAGAGCGGAAATCTTATTTCCGTAACATGGTAAAGGATGAACCCACACCCGCAGCCAAAGCGAAAAAGATATACGATTACCTTCAGCAAAATTTCAGGTACGTAAGCATTCAACTCGGCATTGGTGGATGGCGGCCCCTGCCCGCTTCGTTCACCGACACCAAAAAGTACGGGGATTGCAAGGGGCTATCCAACTACATGCAGGCTATCCTCGCAGCTGTGGGTATAGAAAGCTATCAGACACTCATTAACCGAGGGAATGATAAGCCAAACCTGGATCCCGCATTTTCAGTGAACTCCTTTAACCACGAAATACTATGCATTCCTTCCATTAACGATACCACCTGGGTGGAATGCACCAGCAATACACTTGATTTCGGGAAACTGGACGCTTCAACTGAAAACAGACCGGCATTGCTGATCACCCCATCAGGAGGCGTGCTGGTGAAAACACCGAAAGCCAAATCATCTGATCACCGACTCAGTATTTATACCGCTATTGAATTGTCGGAAGCAGATAAAAGCGGGAAGGTAAGCACAAAAATGAATGGTACTGGAGAATTCAAATACCTGATGGTGGAGGGCCTGCAACACCGCAACACCGACCAGCAAAAAAGAATATTGCAGGCTTATTTCTCCCTCAAACAACCCACAATTTACGAAAATGCCACTGTAGCCAACCCGCGCAAGGAAAATGTACTGTTCTCTCTGAATACTTCCTACGATCAGGTTTGCGAATTTGGTACCGGTGCCAAACTGTTCTTCAACAGGCACCTCCACAAACAATGGGTAGACGATATGCCTTCCGCTGAAAAACGTGAAAACGACGTATACCTCGATCATCCGTTCCAAAGGAACGATACCACGATCTTTCAACTGCCCAAAGGCTACTCGGTGGAATCACTTCCCGCCAAAGTATCGTATTCCTTTCCACTCGGAAAGTACAGTTCTGAAATGAGTTATCAACCCGAGAAAGGAACGGTAACAAGCATTACCACCATGGATCTTAATTACCATATCATTCCCGCCGCCCAATACCCGGAAGCAAAGGCTTTCTTCAGCCAGGTGATGAAGGACCAGGGGCAGAAATGGATTCTCAAAAAAGACTGA
- a CDS encoding DUF3857 domain-containing protein, with the protein MKPLSLFLLLCLASCALYAQKKDLPSFGKVSEEELKMTACPFEKDAEAMYLYDAAWVRYIPSSEIPFVTESEYVVRIKIFNEKGFDYATVKIPFYDERKYEQIDRLSAYTYNLGSDGKVVRTEVDKKLFFREKTNNSVTTITFTFPELKAGSVVEYRYKRIRKSYSTIDPWYFQTRLPVGLSYYNLVIPEYFNFTKQMRSRLPMERKEEKVRDNYENTYTMRDIPSLRSEPYMAAPKDYLQRVEFQLASIQVPMQPIIPVLSTWEKLSSELMADENFGVQLRKNIRVPQEIAEQLKNIKSNTEKLRILHDYVRNNFEWNGIEDIYTDGVKNVMAKKTGTNADLNLLLLNLLRDQNLEAYPILVSTRDHGKVFRAYPFVSQFNKVILLCKGDNDYYVVNAADKYNPLHLIPYDVMGTDAFIVDNKASGFVPLWNPDQKKTSIIYFNGEVKGDSLTGAATINSNGYARNTIVKKYKESVSSAAAVYASNGDYKVGIDSFEVENLKADTLPLTQKFKYKLPLNKSGDYNFFTVNLFTGMEKNPFTSERRFTDVDFGFNQSYVVSGTIRLPADAAIEELPKNISMIMPDTSIVFRRIFQVTENVVQFRINIEFRSPVYAVEEYENFKEFYKQLFTLLTEQVVFRRKENS; encoded by the coding sequence ATGAAACCGTTAAGCCTTTTTCTCCTGCTATGCCTGGCTTCCTGTGCCCTGTACGCTCAGAAAAAAGACCTCCCCAGTTTTGGAAAAGTTTCCGAAGAAGAGTTGAAAATGACCGCGTGTCCTTTTGAAAAGGACGCCGAAGCGATGTACCTCTACGATGCGGCCTGGGTGCGCTACATACCGTCGTCGGAAATCCCGTTTGTAACGGAAAGCGAGTATGTGGTACGTATCAAGATTTTCAATGAGAAAGGATTCGATTACGCCACGGTGAAGATTCCATTTTACGATGAGCGGAAATATGAACAGATCGACCGTTTGAGCGCTTACACTTATAACCTGGGCAGCGATGGCAAAGTGGTGCGCACGGAAGTGGATAAGAAACTGTTCTTCCGTGAAAAAACCAATAACTCGGTTACCACGATCACTTTCACCTTCCCCGAGCTTAAAGCCGGGAGCGTGGTGGAATACCGGTATAAACGTATCAGAAAAAGTTATTCCACCATTGATCCATGGTATTTTCAGACCAGGCTTCCTGTAGGGCTCAGCTATTACAACCTGGTGATTCCTGAATATTTCAATTTCACCAAACAGATGCGATCCAGGTTGCCCATGGAAAGAAAAGAGGAAAAAGTACGGGACAATTACGAGAACACTTACACGATGCGTGACATCCCTTCGCTGCGCTCGGAGCCGTATATGGCCGCACCCAAAGATTATCTTCAGCGGGTAGAGTTCCAGCTGGCCAGCATCCAGGTGCCCATGCAGCCCATCATCCCGGTATTGTCTACCTGGGAAAAACTGAGTTCAGAACTCATGGCCGATGAAAACTTCGGTGTACAATTGAGGAAGAACATCAGGGTACCTCAGGAAATAGCCGAACAACTGAAAAACATCAAAAGCAATACGGAAAAACTCAGGATACTACACGATTATGTGCGCAATAACTTTGAATGGAACGGCATCGAAGACATCTATACCGACGGGGTTAAAAATGTAATGGCCAAAAAAACAGGCACCAACGCCGACCTGAACCTGTTGCTCCTGAATCTCCTGCGCGACCAGAACCTTGAAGCCTACCCCATCCTGGTAAGTACCCGGGATCATGGTAAGGTGTTCCGCGCTTACCCCTTCGTGAGCCAGTTCAACAAAGTGATCCTGCTCTGCAAGGGAGATAACGATTATTACGTGGTGAACGCCGCCGACAAATACAACCCGCTGCACCTGATCCCGTACGATGTAATGGGAACTGATGCTTTTATTGTAGACAATAAAGCTTCCGGCTTTGTTCCATTGTGGAACCCCGACCAGAAGAAAACCTCAATTATTTATTTTAATGGAGAAGTGAAAGGTGATAGTCTAACAGGCGCCGCCACCATCAACAGCAACGGATACGCGAGAAATACTATCGTGAAAAAATACAAAGAATCCGTTTCATCCGCCGCCGCGGTGTACGCTTCCAATGGTGATTATAAAGTGGGCATAGATAGCTTTGAAGTGGAAAACCTGAAAGCGGATACGCTGCCACTTACCCAGAAATTCAAATACAAACTGCCGCTGAACAAGTCGGGAGATTACAATTTCTTCACCGTGAACCTGTTCACCGGAATGGAAAAGAACCCTTTCACCTCGGAAAGACGCTTCACGGATGTGGACTTCGGTTTCAATCAAAGCTATGTAGTATCCGGCACCATACGCCTACCGGCTGACGCGGCCATAGAGGAACTTCCCAAGAACATCAGCATGATCATGCCGGATACCTCGATCGTGTTCCGGAGAATATTCCAGGTAACTGAAAACGTGGTGCAGTTCAGGATCAATATCGAATTCCGAAGCCCGGTTTATGCCGTGGAAGAATATGAAAATTTTAAAGAGTTCTACAAACAGTTGTTTACCCTCCTTACAGAACAGGTGGTTTTCAGAAGAAAAGAAAACAGTTGA
- a CDS encoding TraB/GumN family protein, with product MKIIYSFFLLLASLFLVDFSVQAQEKSGSGTLLWKISGKGLSAPSYLFGTMHIVCPDDLILSPTLESAINNTNQTYMELDMDDMGEMMGMFKILQMKGGKKLKDLLTPEEYDKVKKFFATAKTPIPFAMMEGYKPMLISSIIFQQLMDCGATEGMEALIMKKVKTNGKEIYGLETAAFQGSIFDSIPYELQAKELVKSIDSLESNKKMVNDMLEVYRKQDMVKLEKMLLESDPTIAAYSDLLLYERNRNWVSKIPAIIKDKPTLFAVGAGHLVGDKGVVELLRKEGYKVEAMK from the coding sequence ATGAAAATTATTTATTCATTCTTCCTCTTACTTGCGAGTTTGTTTTTAGTAGATTTTTCAGTGCAGGCACAGGAGAAGTCCGGCAGCGGAACCCTGTTGTGGAAAATATCCGGGAAAGGACTTTCCGCTCCATCTTATCTTTTCGGGACGATGCATATTGTTTGTCCGGACGACCTGATATTGTCCCCAACGCTGGAAAGCGCGATCAATAATACCAACCAGACCTATATGGAGCTGGACATGGACGATATGGGTGAGATGATGGGTATGTTTAAAATACTGCAGATGAAGGGAGGAAAAAAACTGAAGGACCTGCTTACACCGGAGGAATATGATAAGGTGAAAAAGTTCTTTGCCACCGCTAAAACACCGATTCCTTTCGCGATGATGGAAGGCTACAAACCTATGCTGATCTCCTCGATCATATTCCAGCAACTGATGGATTGTGGCGCCACCGAAGGCATGGAGGCGCTGATTATGAAAAAGGTAAAGACCAATGGTAAAGAGATTTACGGGCTGGAAACGGCGGCTTTCCAGGGCAGCATATTTGATAGTATTCCTTATGAATTACAGGCTAAAGAACTGGTGAAATCCATTGATAGCCTTGAGTCGAATAAGAAGATGGTTAACGATATGCTGGAGGTTTACCGTAAACAGGATATGGTGAAACTGGAGAAGATGCTCCTGGAATCGGATCCTACCATCGCGGCTTATTCTGATCTTTTGTTGTATGAAAGAAACAGAAACTGGGTGTCGAAAATACCAGCGATTATAAAAGATAAGCCCACATTATTTGCGGTTGGCGCCGGGCATTTGGTGGGAGATAAGGGGGTGGTGGAACTGTTGCGGAAGGAAGGCTATAAGGTGGAGGCGATGAAGTAG
- a CDS encoding nucleoside-diphosphate kinase, translating into MSNRTFTMIKPDAMSKGHAGAILDRIIKEGYRIVALKQIKLSAEKAGEFYAVHKERPFYGELVEFMSSGVIIAAILEKENAVAAFRELIGATNPAQAAEGTIRKQFAASIGENAIHGSDSDENAAIEGAFFFSGLEQF; encoded by the coding sequence ATGAGCAACAGAACGTTTACCATGATCAAGCCGGATGCCATGTCCAAAGGACATGCAGGCGCCATTCTCGACCGAATCATCAAAGAAGGCTACCGCATCGTGGCATTGAAACAAATTAAATTATCTGCCGAAAAAGCAGGTGAATTCTACGCCGTACACAAGGAAAGGCCTTTCTACGGTGAGCTGGTGGAATTCATGAGCAGTGGCGTAATTATAGCCGCTATCCTTGAGAAGGAGAACGCAGTGGCCGCTTTCCGTGAACTGATCGGCGCCACCAACCCCGCACAGGCGGCTGAAGGTACCATCCGTAAGCAGTTCGCCGCATCCATCGGCGAAAACGCTATCCACGGAAGCGACAGCGATGAGAACGCCGCCATTGAAGGCGCTTTCTTCTTCAGCGGACTGGAGCAGTTTTAA
- a CDS encoding bifunctional oligoribonuclease/PAP phosphatase NrnA, which yields MKAITEVYPLLATPAKIAVTTHQKPDPDAMGSSLALCHLLRQLGHTVTVVSPTNWADFLKWMPGAGEVIDFEANREKATMALKEAEWVFCLDYNHFDRTKNLAPLLRELNATKVLVDHHQQPDTAAFQYGISDTGKSSTCEMIYDFIVEGGWSDKITLDMASCLYSGVIGDTGSFRFKATKASVHRMVAHLKDLGLNHTEIHEALYDNFLENRLRFIGHVLSNRMEVFYEYNAALISITKGDLLRFNIKTGDTEGLVNYPLSIQGIKFAGLVIDRDEERKWSFRSKGDFDVNTFARLHFEGGGHFNAAGGRSSDALDVTAQKFRNVLKEFEHQLT from the coding sequence ATGAAAGCAATTACAGAAGTTTATCCATTACTGGCAACCCCTGCTAAGATAGCGGTTACCACCCACCAGAAGCCGGATCCCGATGCCATGGGGTCCTCACTGGCATTGTGCCACCTGCTGCGGCAGTTGGGGCATACCGTTACCGTTGTTTCTCCCACCAACTGGGCCGATTTCCTGAAATGGATGCCCGGTGCCGGCGAAGTGATCGATTTTGAAGCGAACCGGGAAAAAGCCACCATGGCGCTGAAAGAAGCGGAATGGGTGTTCTGCCTCGACTACAATCATTTCGACCGCACCAAGAACCTGGCGCCCCTGCTCCGTGAACTGAATGCCACCAAAGTTTTGGTGGACCACCACCAGCAACCCGATACCGCCGCCTTTCAATACGGTATCAGCGATACGGGAAAAAGTTCCACCTGTGAAATGATCTACGACTTTATCGTGGAAGGCGGATGGAGCGATAAGATCACCCTTGATATGGCTTCCTGCCTGTATTCCGGCGTGATCGGCGATACCGGATCCTTCCGTTTCAAGGCCACTAAGGCTTCCGTGCACCGCATGGTGGCGCACCTGAAGGACCTAGGACTGAACCACACCGAAATTCATGAGGCACTCTACGATAATTTCCTGGAGAACAGGCTCCGCTTTATCGGGCATGTACTGTCCAACAGGATGGAAGTATTTTATGAGTACAACGCGGCGCTGATCTCCATTACAAAGGGTGATCTCCTGCGCTTCAACATCAAAACCGGGGATACCGAAGGCTTGGTCAACTACCCCCTCAGTATCCAGGGCATCAAATTCGCCGGACTGGTGATAGACCGTGATGAAGAAAGAAAATGGAGTTTCAGAAGTAAAGGTGATTTTGATGTGAACACCTTTGCAAGACTTCATTTTGAAGGTGGTGGGCATTTCAACGCCGCAGGCGGAAGAAGCAGCGATGCGCTTGACGTTACCGCCCAGAAATTCAGGAACGTACTCAAAGAATTTGAACATCAACTCACTTAA
- a CDS encoding FKBP-type peptidyl-prolyl cis-trans isomerase, whose amino-acid sequence MKQLFLFGAALTILAAAESCKGKTSYDKTKSGLMYKIISDEKNPVVKKGEFLKVHFQQKVRDTVLMSSFTSLPEYIRVDSVGPEYSPLEVFTMLRKGDSLVVAQITDTLEKKGMGQLPPFMKKGDHLLLTLRVLDVFKDEAAVEADREKEAEAFKEGEVKVLQQFMASKKINAQPAGKGVFVEIQQQGTGAVADTGKTVSVMYTGTLLDGTKFDSNRDTAMNPTKQPLTFTVGQQQMIPGFEQGVKLLSKGAKAKIYIPSMMGYGRRPMPGGKGYDHLIFDVEVVDIK is encoded by the coding sequence ATGAAACAATTATTTCTTTTCGGGGCAGCGCTTACGATACTTGCCGCCGCCGAATCCTGTAAGGGCAAGACCTCTTACGACAAAACCAAGAGCGGACTGATGTACAAAATCATCTCCGACGAAAAGAACCCGGTGGTGAAAAAAGGGGAGTTCCTGAAAGTGCATTTCCAGCAAAAAGTGCGGGATACAGTGCTGATGAGTTCTTTCACTTCCTTGCCTGAGTACATCCGTGTAGACAGCGTAGGACCTGAATACAGTCCCCTGGAAGTGTTCACCATGCTCCGCAAGGGCGATAGCCTCGTGGTGGCACAAATCACCGATACACTGGAGAAAAAAGGTATGGGCCAGCTTCCTCCGTTCATGAAGAAAGGTGACCACCTGTTGCTTACCCTCCGCGTGCTGGATGTATTTAAAGATGAAGCCGCTGTAGAAGCCGACCGCGAAAAAGAAGCGGAAGCCTTTAAAGAAGGGGAAGTGAAAGTGCTGCAACAGTTCATGGCCTCTAAAAAGATCAACGCGCAACCCGCCGGGAAAGGCGTATTCGTGGAAATCCAGCAGCAGGGAACCGGCGCGGTGGCCGATACCGGCAAAACCGTTTCCGTAATGTACACCGGTACTTTGCTGGACGGCACCAAATTCGACAGCAACCGCGATACCGCGATGAACCCCACCAAACAGCCGCTTACCTTCACCGTTGGTCAGCAACAAATGATCCCCGGCTTCGAGCAGGGTGTGAAACTGCTGAGCAAAGGCGCTAAAGCGAAAATATACATCCCTTCCATGATGGGTTACGGCCGCAGGCCAATGCCCGGTGGTAAAGGCTATGACCACCTCATTTTTGATGTGGAAGTAGTGGATATCAAGTAA
- the folP gene encoding dihydropteroate synthase, translated as MLRINYRGKLFIAEKPVVMGIINVTPDSFYAGSRTGLNELVAKAGRMLEEGAAMLDIGGQSTRPGSSTISAEEEIQRVVPAIQTLYTHFPDALLSIDTYYASVAKAAFEAGAGIINDISAGLMDEAMLPTVAALGAPYIAMHMKGTPATMQQQPEYNNIGQEVLDYFIERIHACRSAGIKDIILDPGFGFGKTTAHNFELLRKMELLHIPGLPLLAGVSRKGMIWRTLGITAEEALNGTTVLHTVALMKGAAILRVHDVKEAVECVRLVGDIKPHPTPSPWGEGQAQHVMLGGQ; from the coding sequence ATGTTACGCATCAATTACAGGGGAAAGTTATTTATAGCGGAAAAGCCGGTAGTCATGGGCATCATCAATGTTACGCCCGATTCATTTTATGCCGGAAGCAGAACCGGTTTGAATGAACTGGTGGCAAAAGCAGGACGGATGCTGGAAGAAGGCGCAGCCATGCTTGACATCGGCGGACAAAGTACGCGTCCCGGCAGCAGCACCATTAGCGCGGAAGAAGAAATACAAAGAGTGGTACCCGCCATCCAAACCCTGTATACGCATTTCCCTGATGCGCTGCTTTCCATTGATACCTATTACGCTTCCGTAGCGAAAGCCGCATTCGAAGCAGGTGCCGGCATCATCAATGATATCAGCGCCGGTTTAATGGATGAAGCCATGCTTCCCACCGTGGCGGCGCTGGGTGCCCCGTATATCGCAATGCACATGAAAGGGACGCCCGCCACTATGCAACAACAGCCCGAATACAACAACATTGGGCAGGAAGTCCTGGATTATTTTATTGAAAGAATACATGCGTGCAGGAGCGCAGGTATCAAAGATATTATACTGGATCCCGGATTTGGTTTCGGAAAAACAACGGCACACAACTTCGAACTGCTCCGAAAGATGGAACTGCTGCATATACCCGGACTTCCTTTACTGGCTGGCGTTTCCAGAAAAGGAATGATCTGGCGTACACTGGGTATTACCGCAGAAGAAGCGCTGAATGGCACCACGGTGCTCCATACGGTCGCATTGATGAAAGGTGCCGCAATATTGCGTGTGCACGATGTGAAGGAAGCGGTGGAGTGTGTGAGATTGGTGGGGGACATAAAGCCTCACCCCACCCCCTCTCCCTGGGGAGAGGGGCAAGCACAGCATGTTATGTTGGGTGGGCAATAA